In the Raineyella fluvialis genome, CCACCGCCTGGGAGCTCCTCGAGGCGGGCTGGGACGTCACCGTGTGCGATCCCGAACCCATGTCCGGAGCGAGCTTCGCCGCCGCGGGGATGCTGGCGCCGGTCTCTGAGGTCGTCTGGGACCAGCCGACGCTCTACGGACTGATGGTCTCCGCCGCCATGGTGTGGCCCCGGCTCGCCGGCCGGGTGGCGTCGGCCGTGGGGCGCCCCGTCGGTCATCTCACCACCGAGACACTCGTCTGTGCGTCCGATCGCGCCGATCGGCAGGCGCTGGCCGACCTCGCCGTCCTCCAGCGGCGCCTCGGCATGGACCTCGACGAGATCTCCTCCTCGACGGCTCGGGCTCTCGAGCCTGCCCTGGGACCGGGGGTGGTCGGTGCCGTCCGGATCCCTGACGACCACCAGGTCGACCCGCGGCGCCTCATGGACGCCTTGCTCGAGGTGATCGGTCGCCGCGGCACCGTCGTGACGCAGCAGGTCACCGGTGTGTGGTGGCGCGATGAGGCCGAGGGTGAGCGGCGCGTCGGGGGCGTACGTCTCGCCGACGGCGCCACCCTGGCAGCCGACGAGGTGCTCGTCGCCGCCGGTCTCGCCTCCGGAGAACTCGAGGGGCTGCCGGACGGGCTCGATCTGCCGCTGCGCCCGGTCTGGGGGGACATCCTGCGGGTCCGGGTGCCCGAGCGGCTCCGGCCGCTGCTGACCCGTACGGTCCGCGGACTGGTGCACGGCCTGCCGGTCTACCTCGTCCCCCGTGACGACGGCACCCTGGTGATCGGCGCCACCTCACGCGAGGACGGCCTGGCGGGCCCGAGCGTCGGCGGGGTCCACCAATTGCTGCGGGACGCCCAACGACTCGTCCCCGGCGTGCTGGAGTGCGAGCTGCTCGAGGTCACGGCCCGGGCTCGCCCCGGCACCCCGGATGATGTCCCGCTGATCGGCCGGGTCGCCCCCGGTCTGACCGTGTCCACCGGTTACTTCCGTCACGGGATCCTGCTCAGCGCCCTGGGGGCCCGGTTGGGAGCGGACCTGGTGGCCGGCAAGGACATCGAACCCGAGACGGCGGCGGCCGTCGACCCGTATCGCTTCGCCCCGGCATCCGCCGCCCCGACGCGCTCCACCGAGGAGGCAGCCCGATGACCGCGACCGTCAACGGGGAGGCGTACGCGCCGCGGGACGGGGAGACCGTCCTCGATCTCGTCGCGGCTCGCCTCGGCCGGCCACTCGGTCCCGACGGGCAGCCCCTCGACGGGGGCCGGCTCGGCGTGGCGGTCGCGGTCGACCGGGCCGTCGTCCCGCGCGGCAGCTGGTCGCGTACGGCGCTGGCCGATGGGCAGCACATCGACATCGTCACCGCCGTCCAGGGCGGTTAGGAGCATCATGGACATCCGCGACGCCGGGCCGACCGGCGCTTCCCTGACCGCACCCCTCGTCATCGGTGAGCGGTCCTTCGGTTCCCGTCTCGTCATGGGTACGGGAGGCGCCACCTCGATGGCCACCCTGGAGAAGGCCCTCGTCGCCTCCGGGACCGAACTCACCACCGTAGCCATGCGCCGTTTCGGACCGACGGGCCGAGAATCGCTCTTCGCCCTGCTCGAGCGGCTCGGGATCCACGCCCTGCCCAACACCGCCGGCTGCTACACCGCCCGCGACGCGGTCCTCACCGCCGAACTCGCCCGAGAGGCCCTGGAGACCGACTGGGTCAAGCTGGAGGTGATCGCCGACGAGGACACCCTCCTGCCCGATCCGGTGGAACTCGCCCGGGCCGCGGAGGACCTCGTCGGCCGCGGTTTCGTCGTGCTCGCCTACACCAACGACGATCCCGCCCTCGCGCGGCGGCTGGAGGACCTCGGTGTCGCCGCGGTGATGCCGGCCGGAGCGCCGATCGGTACCGGGTTGGGGATCCTGAACCCGCACAACATCGGACTGATCGTCTCCCGGGCCTCGGTGCCCGTGATCCTGGACGCCGGCGTCGGCACGGCCTCCGATGCGTGTCTGGCGATGGAGTTGGGCTGCGACGCCGTCCTGCTGGCGACGGCGGTGACCCGGGCGCAGGACCCGGTGGGGATGGCCACGGCCATGCGCTACGCCGTCGAGGCCGGGTTCAGGGCCCGCCATGCCGGGCGGATCCCGCGACGTACGCTGGCCCTGGCCTCCAGCCCGTTGGAGGGGATGATCGCGGGATCCCGCGAGGAGGACGCGCTGTGAAACCACTGGTCGAGCCCGGTGCCCCGCTGTCGGCGGTCGAGGCCGGCCGTTTCGCCCGTCACCTCACCCTGCCCGGGGTGGGCGTCGAGGGCCAGCGGCGATTGCGCAACGCCAGGGTGCTCGTCGTCGGTGCCGGTGGTCTCGGCGC is a window encoding:
- the thiO gene encoding glycine oxidase ThiO; translated protein: MVEHSVTVSPPREGGARSVVVVGAGVIGLATAWELLEAGWDVTVCDPEPMSGASFAAAGMLAPVSEVVWDQPTLYGLMVSAAMVWPRLAGRVASAVGRPVGHLTTETLVCASDRADRQALADLAVLQRRLGMDLDEISSSTARALEPALGPGVVGAVRIPDDHQVDPRRLMDALLEVIGRRGTVVTQQVTGVWWRDEAEGERRVGGVRLADGATLAADEVLVAAGLASGELEGLPDGLDLPLRPVWGDILRVRVPERLRPLLTRTVRGLVHGLPVYLVPRDDGTLVIGATSREDGLAGPSVGGVHQLLRDAQRLVPGVLECELLEVTARARPGTPDDVPLIGRVAPGLTVSTGYFRHGILLSALGARLGADLVAGKDIEPETAAAVDPYRFAPASAAPTRSTEEAAR
- the thiS gene encoding sulfur carrier protein ThiS, translated to MTATVNGEAYAPRDGETVLDLVAARLGRPLGPDGQPLDGGRLGVAVAVDRAVVPRGSWSRTALADGQHIDIVTAVQGG
- a CDS encoding thiazole synthase, producing the protein MDIRDAGPTGASLTAPLVIGERSFGSRLVMGTGGATSMATLEKALVASGTELTTVAMRRFGPTGRESLFALLERLGIHALPNTAGCYTARDAVLTAELAREALETDWVKLEVIADEDTLLPDPVELARAAEDLVGRGFVVLAYTNDDPALARRLEDLGVAAVMPAGAPIGTGLGILNPHNIGLIVSRASVPVILDAGVGTASDACLAMELGCDAVLLATAVTRAQDPVGMATAMRYAVEAGFRARHAGRIPRRTLALASSPLEGMIAGSREEDAL